In the Brassica napus cultivar Da-Ae chromosome A7, Da-Ae, whole genome shotgun sequence genome, one interval contains:
- the LOC106389515 gene encoding protein ALTERED PHOSPHATE STARVATION RESPONSE 1-like isoform X3, whose translation MGCGGSKIDDQQLVILCRERKDLIKTASHHRTALAVAHLVYLQSLRDVGEAIQRFVDEESVVSSSAVLTLPSDEGKPKKRKGSISSTSISHSVIEEEEDGEDGSHLNLSSGSESGLEDDDHIQIDTTPEPDLNRSKQTFSPGYPPPGYPTGYAPPGYPYPYPVGGWGFNPNPNQGMYYMKKSSTPSQPFVFKPENHRVEPSDPGYFINPGITGSGYLPNPNFSGYPPPSPAKPPPALPSPPRASTWDFLNVFDTYDYGNARSRAAPSYLASISSSPDSKEVREREGIPELEEVSEHEVIKQVYRQRPKRTTPLKKVKETVPLPEELATDSETVSTFSGSDVESDFHYVKSSNSSSGQETIVETESYGNKKGVSLELEEEASTSSSSFDVESSSKMSSFTSLSIRGTREIKGVVEEIKSEFEIASSCGKEVAMLLEVSKLPYQHKDKGGFKGFTGNLSSTLEKLYAWEKKLYKEVKGEEKLRSIYEEKCKSLKKMDSHGAEATKIEATRAYIRKLLMKIDISIRSVDSISRRIHKLRDEELQPQLTQLIHGLVRMWRSMLKCHQKQFQAIMETKVQSVKANTVSSSKAFLDLETELRDWCISFNEWVKTQKLYVHSLNKWLSKCLHYEPEVTEDGYAPFSPSQIGAPPIFTICKDWQEAMGRVSGEKVSNAMQGFASSLHELWEKQEEEEQRVRALEMEVRDHAESDKRSIVSKGRSESGVSVLDDLRVDLDSMRKKLAEERGKRKENTVKVASSSSSTLKGGLAPVFDALRKFNVEVVKAHGIVRLQHPQTSS comes from the exons ATGGGTTGTGGAGGATCTAAGATAGATGATCAGCAGCTTGTGATTCTCTGCAGAGAGCGCAAGGACCTGATCAAAACGGCGTCGCATCACCGCACTGCTCTCGCCGTAGCTCACCTCGTTTACCTCCAGTCTCTCCGCGACGTCGGCGAAGCTATCCAGCGTTTCGTTGACGAGGAGAGCGTTGTTAGCTCCTCGGCCGTTCTCACTCTTCCCTCCGACGAAGGGAAGCCGAAGAAACGTAAGGGTTCGATCTCTTCCACGTCGATTTCTCATTCGGttatcgaagaagaagaagatggagaagacgGTTCGCATTTGAATCTCTCTTCCGGATCTGAATCCGGTTTAGAAGACGATGATCATATCCAAATCGATACCACTCCTGAACCGGACCTAAACCGGTCAAAACAAACATTTTCTCCCGGTTATCCTCCACCCGGTTATCCAACAGGCTATGCTCCACCGGGTTATCCATACCCGTATCCGGTTGGAGGATGGGGGTTCAATCCAAACCCGAATCAAGGAATGTATTACATGAAGAAATCTTCAACACCATCTCAACCGTTCGTTTTCAAACCGGAGAATCACCGAGTAGAGCCGTCGGATCCCGGTTATTTCATTAATCCTGGGATAACCGGTTCCGGTTATCTCCCTAATCCTAATTTCTCCGGTTATCCTCCTCCTTCTCCAGCAAAGCCACCTCCTGCTCTTCCCTCGCCGCCAAGAGCCTCCACGTGGGACTTTCTGAACGTTTTCGACACGTACGATTACGGAAACGCACGTTCCCGTGCAGCTCCGAGCTACTTGGCGTCGATCTCGAGCAGCCCTGACTCTAAggaggtgagagagagagaagggatcCCTGAGCTAGAAGAAGTATCAGAGCACGAAGTGATCAAGCAAGTGTACAGACAACGTCCAAAGAGAACAACACCTTTGAAGAAGGTGAAAGAAACTGTGCCTTTGCCGGAAGAATTAGCCACTGATTCAGAGACCGTCTCCACGTTTTCAGGAAGCGACGTGGAGTCTGACTTTCACTATGTTAAGAGCAGTAACAGTTCGAGTGGACAGGAGACGATCGTGGAGACGGAGAGCTATGGGAACAAGAAAGGAGTGAGCTTGGAGTTGGAGGAGGAAGCGagtacttcttcttcttcttttgatgTTGAGTCTTCTTCTAAGATGAGTAGCTTTACGAGTTTGTCGATTCGTGGAACTAGGGAGATCAAGGGAGTTGTGGAGGAGATTAAGAGTGAGTTTGAGATTGCTTCTTCTTGTGGGAAGGAGGTTGCTATGCTGCTTGAAGTCAGTAAGTTGCCTTATCAGCATAAAGACAAGGGTGGTTTTAAAG GCTTCACTGGAAACCTCTCATCAACCTTGGAGAAACTCTATGCGTGGGAGAAGAAACTCTACAAGGAAGTCAAG GGAGAAGAGAAGCTTCGTTCCATCTATGAAGAGAAGTGCAAGTCACTGAAGAAAATGGACTCTCATGGAGCAGAAGCTACCAAGATTGAGGCCACTCGAGCATACATCAGGAAGCTTCTGATGAAAATAGATATCTCTATAAGATCAGTTGATTCTATTTCAAGAAGGATCCATAAACTTAGAGATGAAGAGTTGCAGCCACAGCTCACACAGCTTATTCATGG GTTGGTGAGAATGTGGAGATCAATGCTGAAGTGCCACCAGAAACAGTTCCAAGCCATCATGGAAACCAAGGTTCAGTCCGTAAAGGCCAACACCGTCTCTAGCTCGAAAGCATTTCTTGATCTTGAGACGGAGCTAAGAGACTGGTGCATCAGCTTCAACGAATGGGTGAAAACGCAGAAATTATACGTCCACTCTCTAAACAAATGGCTCTCGAAGTGTCTCCACTACGAGCCAGAGGTGACAGAGGACGGTTACGCTCCTTTCTCACCTAGCCAGATCGGTGCACCGCCAATCTTTACCATTTGCAAAGACTGGCAAGAAGCGATGGGGAGAGTATCCGGAGAGAAGGTGAGCAATGCAATGCAAGGGTTTGCTTCGAGCTTGCATGAGCTGTGGGAGaagcaagaggaagaagagcaaAGGGTCAGAGCATTAGAGATGGAGGTTCGGGATCATGCGGAGTCTGATAAGAGGAGCATTGTTTCGAAAGGTCGGTCGGAGAGTGGAGTGTCGGTTTTGGATGATCTGAGAGTGGATTTGGATTCGATGAGGAAGAAGCTGGCGGAGGAGAGAGGTAAACGTAAAGAAAACACTGTGAAGGTGGCGTCCTCGAGTAGTAGTACGTTGAAAGGTGGATTGGCTCCTGTTTTTGATGCGTTGAGAAAATTTAACGTGGAGGTTGTGAAAGCTCATGGAATCGTTAGGCTTCAACATCCTCAGACTTCTTCTTGA
- the LOC106400462 gene encoding L-ascorbate peroxidase T, chloroplastic-like isoform X1: MALSLSAASHSLCSSSTTRVSLPPAAVSSSSSSPSSPSLVSFSSSHSLSPLRSLASSSSLFPHSPSLVQRKHTNRGSSNTVSPPTRAAASDAAQLKSAKEDIKVLLRTKFCHPILVRLGWHDAGTYNKNIEEWPQRGGANGSLRFEPELKHAANAGLVNALKLIEPIKEKYSNISYADLFQLASATAVEEAGGPEIPMKYGRVDVSAPEQCPEEGRLPDAGPPSPADHLREVFYRMGLNDKEIVALSGAHTLGRSRPDRSGWGKPETKYTKAGPGEPGGQSWTVKWLKFDNSYFKDIKEKRDEDLLVLPTDAALFEDPSFKNYAEKYAEDPAAFFKDYAEAHAKLSNLGAKFDPPEGIVIDNGSVQGEKFVAAKYSTQKKELSDSMKKKIRAEYEAIGGSPDKPLPTNYFLNIIIAISVLVLLFTFLGNNNSSDYSGF; this comes from the exons ATGGCTCTTTCTCTCTCCGCCGCATCTCACTCACTCtgctcctcctccaccacccgAGTCTCTCTTCCCCCCGCCGCCGTTtcatcctcttcctcctccccatcttctCCCTCTCTCGTTTCCTTTTCTTCCTCACATTCCCTCTCTCCTCTCCGAAGCctcgcctcctcctcctcgctCTTCCCCCATTCCCCATCCCTCGTTCAGAGAAAACATACGAACAGAGGCTCTAGTAACACGGTTTCTCCTCCCACACGTGCTGCTGCCTCTGACGCAGCTCAACTGAAAAGCGCTAAAGAAGACATCAAAGTCCTCCTCCGCACAAAGTTCTGCCATCCCATTCTC GTTAGGTTGGGATGGCACGATGCTGGAACGTACAACAAGAACATAGAGGAGTGGCCACAGAGAGGTGGAGCTAACGGAAGTCTTAGGTTCGAGCCTGAGCTTAAGCACGCTGCAAACGCTGGTCTCGTTAATGCGTTAAAGCTCATTGAACCTATAAAAGAAAAGTACTCTAACATCTCTTACGCCGACTTGTTCCAGTTAGCTAGTGCCACTGCTGTAGag GAGGCTGGTGGTCCTGAAATACCGATGAAGTATGGGAGAGTTGATGTCTCGGCGCCTGAGCAGTGTCCTGAAGAAGGAAGACTCCCTG ATGCTGGACCGCCTTCACCAGCTGATCATTTGAGAGAAGTCTTCTACAGAATGGgactaaatgataag GAGATAGTTGCCTTGTCTGGTGCGCACACCCTAGGCCGATCCAGACCAGACCGTAGCGGCTGGGGCAAACCTGAGACTAAGTATACG AAAGCTGGACCTGGAGAACCAGGAGGACAGTCATGGACAGTGAAATGGCTCAAGTTTGACAATTCCTACTTCAAG GATATCAAAGAAAAGAGGGACGAAGATCTTCTGGTTTTACCCACTGATGCAGCACTATTTGAAGATCCTTCCTTCAAG AACTATGCAGAGAAATATGCTGAAGATCCAGCTGCATTCTTCAAGGACTACGCTGAAGCTCATGCCAAGCTTAGCAATCTTGGAGCAAAGTTTGATCCTCCTGAG GGCATAGTCATTGACAATGGCTCTGTACAAGGAGAGAAGTTCGTAGCTGCTAAATATTCCACTCAAAAG AAAGAGCTTTCGGATtctatgaagaagaagataagagCTGAGTATGAAGCTATTGGAGGAAGCCCTGATAAGCCATTGCCCACTAACTACTTCCTCAACATCATAATTGCCATCAGCGTTTTGGTCCTCTTGTTCACTTTCTTGGGTAATAACAACTCCTCTGATTACTCTGGTTTCTAA
- the LOC106389515 gene encoding protein ALTERED PHOSPHATE STARVATION RESPONSE 1-like isoform X1 translates to MGCGGSKIDDQQLVILCRERKDLIKTASHHRTALAVAHLVYLQSLRDVGEAIQRFVDEESVVSSSAVLTLPSDEGKPKKRKGSISSTSISHSVIEEEEDGEDGSHLNLSSGSESGLEDDDHIQIDTTPEPDLNRSKQTFSPGYPPPGYPTGYAPPGYPYPYPVGGWGFNPNPNQGMYYMKKSSTPSQPFVFKPENHRVEPSDPGYFINPGITGSGYLPNPNFSGYPPPSPAKPPPALPSPPRASTWDFLNVFDTYDYGNARSRAAPSYLASISSSPDSKEVREREGIPELEEVSEHEVIKQVYRQRPKRTTPLKKVKETVPLPEELATDSETVSTFSGSDVESDFHYVKSSNSSSGQETIVETESYGNKKGVSLELEEEASTSSSSFDVESSSKMSSFTSLSIRGTREIKGVVEEIKSEFEIASSCGKEVAMLLEVSKLPYQHKDKGGFKVILSRIMYLVAPSKRSEPELSIRLTSRTVQMAKAYNEQDVNVGFTGNLSSTLEKLYAWEKKLYKEVKGEEKLRSIYEEKCKSLKKMDSHGAEATKIEATRAYIRKLLMKIDISIRSVDSISRRIHKLRDEELQPQLTQLIHGLVRMWRSMLKCHQKQFQAIMETKVQSVKANTVSSSKAFLDLETELRDWCISFNEWVKTQKLYVHSLNKWLSKCLHYEPEVTEDGYAPFSPSQIGAPPIFTICKDWQEAMGRVSGEKVSNAMQGFASSLHELWEKQEEEEQRVRALEMEVRDHAESDKRSIVSKGRSESGVSVLDDLRVDLDSMRKKLAEERGKRKENTVKVASSSSSTLKGGLAPVFDALRKFNVEVVKAHGIVRLQHPQTSS, encoded by the exons ATGGGTTGTGGAGGATCTAAGATAGATGATCAGCAGCTTGTGATTCTCTGCAGAGAGCGCAAGGACCTGATCAAAACGGCGTCGCATCACCGCACTGCTCTCGCCGTAGCTCACCTCGTTTACCTCCAGTCTCTCCGCGACGTCGGCGAAGCTATCCAGCGTTTCGTTGACGAGGAGAGCGTTGTTAGCTCCTCGGCCGTTCTCACTCTTCCCTCCGACGAAGGGAAGCCGAAGAAACGTAAGGGTTCGATCTCTTCCACGTCGATTTCTCATTCGGttatcgaagaagaagaagatggagaagacgGTTCGCATTTGAATCTCTCTTCCGGATCTGAATCCGGTTTAGAAGACGATGATCATATCCAAATCGATACCACTCCTGAACCGGACCTAAACCGGTCAAAACAAACATTTTCTCCCGGTTATCCTCCACCCGGTTATCCAACAGGCTATGCTCCACCGGGTTATCCATACCCGTATCCGGTTGGAGGATGGGGGTTCAATCCAAACCCGAATCAAGGAATGTATTACATGAAGAAATCTTCAACACCATCTCAACCGTTCGTTTTCAAACCGGAGAATCACCGAGTAGAGCCGTCGGATCCCGGTTATTTCATTAATCCTGGGATAACCGGTTCCGGTTATCTCCCTAATCCTAATTTCTCCGGTTATCCTCCTCCTTCTCCAGCAAAGCCACCTCCTGCTCTTCCCTCGCCGCCAAGAGCCTCCACGTGGGACTTTCTGAACGTTTTCGACACGTACGATTACGGAAACGCACGTTCCCGTGCAGCTCCGAGCTACTTGGCGTCGATCTCGAGCAGCCCTGACTCTAAggaggtgagagagagagaagggatcCCTGAGCTAGAAGAAGTATCAGAGCACGAAGTGATCAAGCAAGTGTACAGACAACGTCCAAAGAGAACAACACCTTTGAAGAAGGTGAAAGAAACTGTGCCTTTGCCGGAAGAATTAGCCACTGATTCAGAGACCGTCTCCACGTTTTCAGGAAGCGACGTGGAGTCTGACTTTCACTATGTTAAGAGCAGTAACAGTTCGAGTGGACAGGAGACGATCGTGGAGACGGAGAGCTATGGGAACAAGAAAGGAGTGAGCTTGGAGTTGGAGGAGGAAGCGagtacttcttcttcttcttttgatgTTGAGTCTTCTTCTAAGATGAGTAGCTTTACGAGTTTGTCGATTCGTGGAACTAGGGAGATCAAGGGAGTTGTGGAGGAGATTAAGAGTGAGTTTGAGATTGCTTCTTCTTGTGGGAAGGAGGTTGCTATGCTGCTTGAAGTCAGTAAGTTGCCTTATCAGCATAAAGACAAGGGTGGTTTTAAAG TTATCTTATCTAGGATCATGTATCTTGTAGCACCGTCCAAACGCTCTGAGCCAGAACTATCAATACGACTAACATCTAGGACAGTGCAAATGGCAAAAGCATATAATGAGCAAGATGTTAATGTAGGCTTCACTGGAAACCTCTCATCAACCTTGGAGAAACTCTATGCGTGGGAGAAGAAACTCTACAAGGAAGTCAAG GGAGAAGAGAAGCTTCGTTCCATCTATGAAGAGAAGTGCAAGTCACTGAAGAAAATGGACTCTCATGGAGCAGAAGCTACCAAGATTGAGGCCACTCGAGCATACATCAGGAAGCTTCTGATGAAAATAGATATCTCTATAAGATCAGTTGATTCTATTTCAAGAAGGATCCATAAACTTAGAGATGAAGAGTTGCAGCCACAGCTCACACAGCTTATTCATGG GTTGGTGAGAATGTGGAGATCAATGCTGAAGTGCCACCAGAAACAGTTCCAAGCCATCATGGAAACCAAGGTTCAGTCCGTAAAGGCCAACACCGTCTCTAGCTCGAAAGCATTTCTTGATCTTGAGACGGAGCTAAGAGACTGGTGCATCAGCTTCAACGAATGGGTGAAAACGCAGAAATTATACGTCCACTCTCTAAACAAATGGCTCTCGAAGTGTCTCCACTACGAGCCAGAGGTGACAGAGGACGGTTACGCTCCTTTCTCACCTAGCCAGATCGGTGCACCGCCAATCTTTACCATTTGCAAAGACTGGCAAGAAGCGATGGGGAGAGTATCCGGAGAGAAGGTGAGCAATGCAATGCAAGGGTTTGCTTCGAGCTTGCATGAGCTGTGGGAGaagcaagaggaagaagagcaaAGGGTCAGAGCATTAGAGATGGAGGTTCGGGATCATGCGGAGTCTGATAAGAGGAGCATTGTTTCGAAAGGTCGGTCGGAGAGTGGAGTGTCGGTTTTGGATGATCTGAGAGTGGATTTGGATTCGATGAGGAAGAAGCTGGCGGAGGAGAGAGGTAAACGTAAAGAAAACACTGTGAAGGTGGCGTCCTCGAGTAGTAGTACGTTGAAAGGTGGATTGGCTCCTGTTTTTGATGCGTTGAGAAAATTTAACGTGGAGGTTGTGAAAGCTCATGGAATCGTTAGGCTTCAACATCCTCAGACTTCTTCTTGA
- the LOC106400462 gene encoding L-ascorbate peroxidase T, chloroplastic-like isoform X2, which yields MALSLSAASHSLCSSSTTRVSLPPAAVSSSSSSPSSPSLVSFSSSHSLSPLRSLASSSSLFPHSPSLVQRKHTNRGSSNTVSPPTRAAASDAAQLKSAKEDIKVLLRTKFCHPILVRLGWHDAGTYNKNIEEWPQRGGANGSLRFEPELKHAANAGLVNALKLIEPIKEKYSNISYADLFQLASATAVEEAGGPEIPMKYGRVDVSAPEQCPEEGRLPDAGPPSPADHLREVFYRMGLNDKEIVALSGAHTLGRSRPDRSGWGKPETKYTKAGPGEPGGQSWTVKWLKFDNSYFKDIKEKRDEDLLVLPTDAALFEDPSFKVANRTMQRNMLKIQLHSSRTTLKLMPSLAILEQSLILLRA from the exons ATGGCTCTTTCTCTCTCCGCCGCATCTCACTCACTCtgctcctcctccaccacccgAGTCTCTCTTCCCCCCGCCGCCGTTtcatcctcttcctcctccccatcttctCCCTCTCTCGTTTCCTTTTCTTCCTCACATTCCCTCTCTCCTCTCCGAAGCctcgcctcctcctcctcgctCTTCCCCCATTCCCCATCCCTCGTTCAGAGAAAACATACGAACAGAGGCTCTAGTAACACGGTTTCTCCTCCCACACGTGCTGCTGCCTCTGACGCAGCTCAACTGAAAAGCGCTAAAGAAGACATCAAAGTCCTCCTCCGCACAAAGTTCTGCCATCCCATTCTC GTTAGGTTGGGATGGCACGATGCTGGAACGTACAACAAGAACATAGAGGAGTGGCCACAGAGAGGTGGAGCTAACGGAAGTCTTAGGTTCGAGCCTGAGCTTAAGCACGCTGCAAACGCTGGTCTCGTTAATGCGTTAAAGCTCATTGAACCTATAAAAGAAAAGTACTCTAACATCTCTTACGCCGACTTGTTCCAGTTAGCTAGTGCCACTGCTGTAGag GAGGCTGGTGGTCCTGAAATACCGATGAAGTATGGGAGAGTTGATGTCTCGGCGCCTGAGCAGTGTCCTGAAGAAGGAAGACTCCCTG ATGCTGGACCGCCTTCACCAGCTGATCATTTGAGAGAAGTCTTCTACAGAATGGgactaaatgataag GAGATAGTTGCCTTGTCTGGTGCGCACACCCTAGGCCGATCCAGACCAGACCGTAGCGGCTGGGGCAAACCTGAGACTAAGTATACG AAAGCTGGACCTGGAGAACCAGGAGGACAGTCATGGACAGTGAAATGGCTCAAGTTTGACAATTCCTACTTCAAG GATATCAAAGAAAAGAGGGACGAAGATCTTCTGGTTTTACCCACTGATGCAGCACTATTTGAAGATCCTTCCTTCAAGGTTGCTA ACAGAACTATGCAGAGAAATATGCTGAAGATCCAGCTGCATTCTTCAAGGACTACGCTGAAGCTCATGCCAAGCTTAGCAATCTTGGAGCAAAGTTTGATCCTCCTGAG GGCATAG
- the LOC106389515 gene encoding protein ALTERED PHOSPHATE STARVATION RESPONSE 1-like isoform X2 produces the protein MGCGGSKIDDQQLVILCRERKDLIKTASHHRTALAVAHLVYLQSLRDVGEAIQRFVDEESVVSSSAVLTLPSDEGKPKKRKGSISSTSISHSVIEEEEDGEDGSHLNLSSGSESGLEDDDHIQIDTTPEPDLNRSKQTFSPGYPPPGYPTGYAPPGYPYPYPVGGWGFNPNPNQGMYYMKKSSTPSQPFVFKPENHRVEPSDPGYFINPGITGSGYLPNPNFSGYPPPSPAKPPPALPSPPRASTWDFLNVFDTYDYGNARSRAAPSYLASISSSPDSKEVREREGIPELEEVSEHEVIKQVYRQRPKRTTPLKKVKETVPLPEELATDSETVSTFSGSDVESDFHYVKSSNSSSGQETIVETESYGNKKGVSLELEEEASTSSSSFDVESSSKMSSFTSLSIRGTREIKGVVEEIKSEFEIASSCGKEVAMLLEVSKLPYQHKDKGGFKAPSKRSEPELSIRLTSRTVQMAKAYNEQDVNVGFTGNLSSTLEKLYAWEKKLYKEVKGEEKLRSIYEEKCKSLKKMDSHGAEATKIEATRAYIRKLLMKIDISIRSVDSISRRIHKLRDEELQPQLTQLIHGLVRMWRSMLKCHQKQFQAIMETKVQSVKANTVSSSKAFLDLETELRDWCISFNEWVKTQKLYVHSLNKWLSKCLHYEPEVTEDGYAPFSPSQIGAPPIFTICKDWQEAMGRVSGEKVSNAMQGFASSLHELWEKQEEEEQRVRALEMEVRDHAESDKRSIVSKGRSESGVSVLDDLRVDLDSMRKKLAEERGKRKENTVKVASSSSSTLKGGLAPVFDALRKFNVEVVKAHGIVRLQHPQTSS, from the exons ATGGGTTGTGGAGGATCTAAGATAGATGATCAGCAGCTTGTGATTCTCTGCAGAGAGCGCAAGGACCTGATCAAAACGGCGTCGCATCACCGCACTGCTCTCGCCGTAGCTCACCTCGTTTACCTCCAGTCTCTCCGCGACGTCGGCGAAGCTATCCAGCGTTTCGTTGACGAGGAGAGCGTTGTTAGCTCCTCGGCCGTTCTCACTCTTCCCTCCGACGAAGGGAAGCCGAAGAAACGTAAGGGTTCGATCTCTTCCACGTCGATTTCTCATTCGGttatcgaagaagaagaagatggagaagacgGTTCGCATTTGAATCTCTCTTCCGGATCTGAATCCGGTTTAGAAGACGATGATCATATCCAAATCGATACCACTCCTGAACCGGACCTAAACCGGTCAAAACAAACATTTTCTCCCGGTTATCCTCCACCCGGTTATCCAACAGGCTATGCTCCACCGGGTTATCCATACCCGTATCCGGTTGGAGGATGGGGGTTCAATCCAAACCCGAATCAAGGAATGTATTACATGAAGAAATCTTCAACACCATCTCAACCGTTCGTTTTCAAACCGGAGAATCACCGAGTAGAGCCGTCGGATCCCGGTTATTTCATTAATCCTGGGATAACCGGTTCCGGTTATCTCCCTAATCCTAATTTCTCCGGTTATCCTCCTCCTTCTCCAGCAAAGCCACCTCCTGCTCTTCCCTCGCCGCCAAGAGCCTCCACGTGGGACTTTCTGAACGTTTTCGACACGTACGATTACGGAAACGCACGTTCCCGTGCAGCTCCGAGCTACTTGGCGTCGATCTCGAGCAGCCCTGACTCTAAggaggtgagagagagagaagggatcCCTGAGCTAGAAGAAGTATCAGAGCACGAAGTGATCAAGCAAGTGTACAGACAACGTCCAAAGAGAACAACACCTTTGAAGAAGGTGAAAGAAACTGTGCCTTTGCCGGAAGAATTAGCCACTGATTCAGAGACCGTCTCCACGTTTTCAGGAAGCGACGTGGAGTCTGACTTTCACTATGTTAAGAGCAGTAACAGTTCGAGTGGACAGGAGACGATCGTGGAGACGGAGAGCTATGGGAACAAGAAAGGAGTGAGCTTGGAGTTGGAGGAGGAAGCGagtacttcttcttcttcttttgatgTTGAGTCTTCTTCTAAGATGAGTAGCTTTACGAGTTTGTCGATTCGTGGAACTAGGGAGATCAAGGGAGTTGTGGAGGAGATTAAGAGTGAGTTTGAGATTGCTTCTTCTTGTGGGAAGGAGGTTGCTATGCTGCTTGAAGTCAGTAAGTTGCCTTATCAGCATAAAGACAAGGGTGGTTTTAAAG CACCGTCCAAACGCTCTGAGCCAGAACTATCAATACGACTAACATCTAGGACAGTGCAAATGGCAAAAGCATATAATGAGCAAGATGTTAATGTAGGCTTCACTGGAAACCTCTCATCAACCTTGGAGAAACTCTATGCGTGGGAGAAGAAACTCTACAAGGAAGTCAAG GGAGAAGAGAAGCTTCGTTCCATCTATGAAGAGAAGTGCAAGTCACTGAAGAAAATGGACTCTCATGGAGCAGAAGCTACCAAGATTGAGGCCACTCGAGCATACATCAGGAAGCTTCTGATGAAAATAGATATCTCTATAAGATCAGTTGATTCTATTTCAAGAAGGATCCATAAACTTAGAGATGAAGAGTTGCAGCCACAGCTCACACAGCTTATTCATGG GTTGGTGAGAATGTGGAGATCAATGCTGAAGTGCCACCAGAAACAGTTCCAAGCCATCATGGAAACCAAGGTTCAGTCCGTAAAGGCCAACACCGTCTCTAGCTCGAAAGCATTTCTTGATCTTGAGACGGAGCTAAGAGACTGGTGCATCAGCTTCAACGAATGGGTGAAAACGCAGAAATTATACGTCCACTCTCTAAACAAATGGCTCTCGAAGTGTCTCCACTACGAGCCAGAGGTGACAGAGGACGGTTACGCTCCTTTCTCACCTAGCCAGATCGGTGCACCGCCAATCTTTACCATTTGCAAAGACTGGCAAGAAGCGATGGGGAGAGTATCCGGAGAGAAGGTGAGCAATGCAATGCAAGGGTTTGCTTCGAGCTTGCATGAGCTGTGGGAGaagcaagaggaagaagagcaaAGGGTCAGAGCATTAGAGATGGAGGTTCGGGATCATGCGGAGTCTGATAAGAGGAGCATTGTTTCGAAAGGTCGGTCGGAGAGTGGAGTGTCGGTTTTGGATGATCTGAGAGTGGATTTGGATTCGATGAGGAAGAAGCTGGCGGAGGAGAGAGGTAAACGTAAAGAAAACACTGTGAAGGTGGCGTCCTCGAGTAGTAGTACGTTGAAAGGTGGATTGGCTCCTGTTTTTGATGCGTTGAGAAAATTTAACGTGGAGGTTGTGAAAGCTCATGGAATCGTTAGGCTTCAACATCCTCAGACTTCTTCTTGA